ATGAATTAACTATAGTTTTTCAAATTTACCCCTATTTACATATCTCAATGTGTCAAGttaaaaatatgcaaaatttaATTGAAGGTAATTTTAGTCAAAATACTTATTTGTTTTCTAGGAGTTTGTATTTTATTAAGGGGTGTGTCAAAGACAAAAAAGTTACTTATTGTGAATCGAAAGGAgtaatatttatcaagaaatttatCTGTAATTACTTAATAAATATCATTATAGTGTAAATACTTTTTACCGTCAATGCATAGAACTTAGAACTCTTGAAAAAATGATGTTAATTACGTGCATGTTAAAGAACCCTCGCTAACTATATTATATGAAAAGGAGAGTTACTACTCTAAACCAAAGTTGAGGAATTGATTCATTGGAACTCATTTAACGTGCATATTAAGTTCTTGATTCATGGAAAACAAGTGTCTATTGCTCAAATTTTCGAAGAGTACTTTTGCAGTAACTTTTATTGCAGTAGCAGGGTTGTGCGTTTAgacaactgacactagttgtatgactTTTTCTATATATGTTTGATAACTGAATTTGTGAATCCAAAATCATGGATATAGGCAATTATGCACACAATTGTATCACTTATGTGAGgcacaaaattaaatatttatacgtCTATAATTGAATTTTCTTAGTTTGTTATATTCGCATGTCTTGTTCCGTTATTACTTGTTATCGGTAATTCCGTAATTTGCTAGCAGTATTTCATTCATATTCTCGTTTGCTACCTTGgatttagttttctaaatatattgtCGTGATATTACTTGTTATCGGTACCTCTTTTATATTTTCTGTTGATATTTTcgatttagttttctaattatTTGTCTTGTTATTACTTGCTATCAGGGCTTCTTTCACCTTTTTTAGCCGAGTGTCTATCGGAATCAGTCTGTCtgcccttccagggtaggggtaagactgcgtacatcatactctccccataccccacttgtgggattatacttgggggttgttgttattgtacgtTAATTGTCGATTCCGGGGGCAACTGTTTCAAAATTAGATCTAGAACTTCtagattttaataaataaatgtaCAAACAAGTGGGGATAGCTCAGTTGGGAGAGCGTCAGACTGAAGATCTGAAGGTCACGTGTTCGATCCACGTTCACCGCATTCATTTTCGTTTCAACTTTCGATTTATTTATCAGACTATGAATATCAATTACAACATGGAGCTAAGTCATATCTATCTTTTTATTGGGTTGAGTTAaattccattttttatttttgttcatcgcTAATTAGAATTGATTAAGTCATTTTAGTTGAAACTTTGACTTATCCTCAACCTTGAGTATTGGAATAGTTCGCGAAGAAATTTAGATGCGGATATAGAATTTTAATTTGATGGAATCAACATGTTGCgaataatataatatttgttaAAATTTTAATGTATATCACATTCTGCGTCGAGAAATACTGAATTCGGTTAAGCTAATAAACTACATCCGCCACTAGAATTACACAACATGGGAAGTTCCAAGTTGCCGTCCAGGAAGATGGTATACATGTCGGGCTACACTACAAGAAGGTGTGATATAGGCAGTGATAATGAATAGAACGTCGAATTCACATAACTGATCCCCATAAGTCAAAGCTGTTTAATACTTAGAGAAAGTATATACTATCTACAAgctaaagtcgaaagaaaaaactGGCTAATTCAAGAATCTTAGCCATATTTTACATAAAGAATGTATGATGTATATTGGTATAAGTGCAAGAAAAGGCATAAATATTGATCTTCAAGATTTGCATAGAGAAAGCTGAGGAAACGGAATCCTAAATCTTCCCTTCTGTTTATTCTTGTTCTTGAATTTGATGTCAGGGGAGGAGGACTTGGGATTGCGTAAAACACAAACATCGCCATTGCAGACGAATTCGCCGGAGTCTGAGGACTCAGGTGAGAAGCAGCTACAGAAATTGAACAAAGCCATATATAGTAGGAACCTAAGTAATTATATATCCCGATCAAAGAGCTGACGAAGGGAATGAGCAGAACGAGGAGTCTAGTGGATGCGATTCAACTAGCGGAGACTCTTGGAATAGCTGGAGTAAGAAGTTCCCAAGAGAGCGTCTTTTTGGCGAGTGTCAAGCACATACAGCAAGGATCAAGGGAGATCTCGTTGTTGCATAGCTCAGGCTGAGAACAGATAAAAGAGTTTGTCCTATATTGCTGGTGAAGAAGGGAATAAACACTATATATTGACAGCTGCAACTATGCCAAAATGGAAGGGTATAATTTCCATGTGAAAATTGCAATTAGAGTCAATTTATAGGAGCAATGATCTACCAACATTTGATTAATGAGTACTCATTATTTTAGCGTGGAAAGAGtcttctttcctctcttttttttaatcGATTTAGCTCCTCTTGGGTTTTTCGTGATAACAAGGCTCTATTATACGCagtcttaccttgcatttctgcaagaggatATTTCTATatctcgaacccgtgacctcctcctggtcacatggcagtaactttaccagttacgacAAAGCTCCCCTTGTATTTTACCCTTAGTAATGAAGGTATCTTTATTGCCACAACAATATCATGACATATTTAAGACTACAAGTTTTAATATATTGTTAGTAACATATATAGTATAAATTCAAATCTTTTTGTAGAAGCTAGATAGCATACGCATCTAacattattaaaaataattagttGCAACTACAAAACGTGTGTTGGATACGGTCTTCTCACTGGAAAAGCCAAATTAAGGGCGAAAATCCATATCAATGCATATGTCAAAACTGATGACAGTGCCCGCCGCAAGGGTTGGCTGAGTTGGTTGGGTGAATGTCTTCTCACATGTGAGACCTGTGATCGATTCTTCTCACTAGCAGCCTTCTCAGTCAAAGCTCGTCCGCACCGAGCTTGCTTAGTGTGATTTACATCTTCTATATGATTTGTGAGCTACGGCTACAGGTTTCTCTGtgaattttccaaaaaaaataaaaaaatcgatGACAGCTGCATGGATATGATACATACAAATGACAAGCATTAGAATAACAGGTGAGAATGTCCAATATCTGTACGCGTTTTGCGTCAGGAAATTTGACATTTTCacctgttttctttttcttctccttgTCTGGTGTCTCAAACTGCTATCTCTACATTTTCTATGTTTTTTTGGTACAAGTGCAACTGCGCAAGAGTGCGAATGCAATGCTTTTTACAACACCAGCCTAATCTTGCGGTTAAGGAAAAGCAAAGAAGAAAAGTACTGTTTGGTATTTGTTTAAACTTTCAAAGTAGTAAATATATATGGCTACATTTTtggtacaaaaaaaaaaacaaatcacaTTGTTTCCAACATTGTGCGATTTGCAAAAAGGggcattttttaaaaaagtttggCAGGGGCTGCCAAGCTTGGCTAATAGAATAGGGGTCCCCAGAATGCCTGTCCTGTGCCTCCGAGAAGAAGCAATGACGGTATCTGAGGAATAAGCATCGGCTAACTCTGTGTCAGCAGTTGCAGTAATACAGAGGATGCAAACGTTATCCGGAATGATTGGGCGTAAAGAGACTGCAGAGTAGATTCATGAGCAAGAGCGTATCTCACGGTTGATTTAACAATATCCATTTTTTTCTGGGGAACTTTCATATGAGTGCTTTTAATCCACTATAAAGGTTATCATCAAACCATTTGTGAccaaggggaaaaagaaaaaggaaaagaaactaaCAAGATCACACAGCAGCAAACGGAAAATGAGTATCTTCATAAGAGTTTTAAGTATATACTTTAAACCAGTCGATGTACCTAAGTTAAACAAGTAGGCATCATACAGAAGACACCTTCTCGGAAGAAAGTAAACGCCAGATAGACGGAATTTACAAGTTTCACTAGGACGTATTTACACGAGCAGTTTGACTGCATTTTTAGAACGATCCGAATGTATTCTCTCCACTGTAAGTCATGTAGAGGAAGCCATCCTCATCTTTGTGTTCCTCATAAATCGCAGACATCATGGCAGCTGTAAAACGACGGAAACCAGACTGATTAAAAACGAAGAAATTTGGAAACGCATAATGACAATTGTGCCAAAATATTGCTCACCTGTCGGAGGAAGGATATTTTTCACAAAGATAAAAATAGCCTTCTCAGCACTAAGCTTTATCCTCTTACGAACAACATACACAAATTGCCCCACAGTCAGATCAGCAGGAACCAAGTATCTGCAATAATTATGATTAACAGACATTTCAAAAAGGAAAATATCATAAAGATAAATGTAAAAGAGCTAGACGCTAACTCAACACTGTTAACAGGAGAATGCAGATGGAAATTAAAACGGAGAGATCCCACGTTTATGGAAGTTTGAACCAATGTCTTCAATTGCTGCATATCACTATCaaatgaagaaaacaaaataaagaaatccTTGCACTTCAATTATACACTTTAGAACAGACAATCACACCCTACGTTGCTCGGACTCTCTGAAAATGTCGCCTGATGTGTGTCGGATactccaaaagtagtgcatttttggaCGACCCGACTCGGGTGCGGCAACATTTTGGAGAGTCAGCAACATAGATCACACCTATCTTGTGCTCTAATCAATCTCATTGCTAGTGCACATTAGTCATCTTTCAACTCGAACAGTAAACACTACATCTTACAATCTTGTACCCATGAAAATACTTACGAGAATCCGTTTATTCTTTAGAAAGACGTATAAGAAATTTACATGAATCACGTCATAGTTCATAAAGGTGCAGTAGCCACCCCAACACTAGCTCAAGAAAATTAAAAACTCATTATCGAACAAAACCATCTTTAGCAACATTGACGATAACCAATGTGAATATAATATTGGACCAAGCATAGATCACTATCAAGATTACTAACTTCTTCTTGTCAATGTCAGGAATGTCACTTCTTTCAGCCTTCTCCACAATAACCTAAATTCCAGGAAGAGAACAATGAAAAGCAGATTTAACAAGGCATATAAAATGTCtagctttaaaaaaaaaaaagcatcaCTGCGAGAGAATAGACAAAATTGCATTGGTACCGGTATTCTATCAGGATACTTCTCCCTGATACGAGCAGCTTCGGCCTGTCGCCTTTCTGGAACAGTACAACACAGAATTAATAAGACAGATAGATAATGTTAGACAAAAGGAAAGACAAATGTTTACATAGGCAATGTCTATAATTTTTTGATAAGGTAGGCGATGGCTATAATGAATTTTAAAAAAGAAGCCACAAAATTTTGAAGTACGAGAGAATACAGACAGGTAATGACAGCAATATTTTAGCAGATTATCAAGCGATTAACGTACTGTGATATGAGCCAAGTACTTCTACAAGATTGAGGGCACTGACTCGTtacaaaaatgatatttttcctGTTAATTCTGCATGCCACTTTTCGCCATTTAATTCCTTTGTATAAGTACTACTTTGCCGCTTGcatcaaaattttcacaaatctttgaggggtcgtttggtttgaagagaagTTATGCTGGGATAGTTATCCCggtattattttttattgattgtttggtatgttgtattaatacTGGAATTCTCAATTTTACCGAGGATAACTTATCCGGAGATTACCATTTCACCCTCTAGCAGGTAAAAATTATCTCAGTACTATTTTTAATCCTAGGATAACTTACCCTAGGATTAGTAACCAAACAAGGGATAAGGCGGTACTAAATTTTATCCCAAGAGTATTTTTGCTTATCCAT
The nucleotide sequence above comes from Nicotiana tabacum cultivar K326 chromosome 12, ASM71507v2, whole genome shotgun sequence. Encoded proteins:
- the LOC107810247 gene encoding autophagy-related protein 8C-like — encoded protein: MAKSSFKLEHPRERRQAEAARIREKYPDRIPVIVEKAERSDIPDIDKKKYLVPADLTVGQFVYVVRKRIKLSAEKAIFIFVKNILPPTAAMMSAIYEEHKDEDGFLYMTYSGENTFGSF